One genomic region from Candidatus Omnitrophota bacterium encodes:
- a CDS encoding polymer-forming cytoskeletal protein: MMGKKDRRHEGERVLDVDASMQGSLVFKDPVNLKINGRFEGTLHTKGNLMISEHAAVIADITGESIVIAGKVNGNISALKELKLIAPAVVVGDIKTPLLSVAEGAVFEGNCNMMSKAKAEHAHRLNTMSPDELAKYLEVDSAMIAEWVNSGKLPGMKDGDSWRFDRSKIDEWVASEKIK; this comes from the coding sequence ATGATGGGAAAAAAGGATAGAAGGCATGAAGGGGAGAGGGTGTTGGATGTTGACGCTTCGATGCAAGGGTCGCTCGTATTCAAGGATCCTGTAAATCTGAAGATCAACGGCAGGTTCGAAGGCACGCTCCATACCAAGGGAAATCTCATGATAAGCGAACATGCCGCGGTGATCGCCGATATCACCGGAGAATCTATCGTCATCGCCGGCAAGGTCAACGGCAATATTAGCGCCCTGAAGGAATTGAAATTGATAGCCCCTGCCGTTGTGGTAGGCGATATAAAGACGCCGCTCTTGAGTGTAGCCGAGGGCGCGGTATTTGAGGGGAACTGCAATATGATGTCAAAAGCAAAAGCCGAACACGCACATAGGCTGAATACCATGTCGCCGGATGAGCTGGCCAAATATCTGGAGGTGGATTCCGCCATGATCGCAGAGTGGGTGAACTCCGGAAAGCTGCCGGGCATGAAGGACGGCGACAGCTGGAGGTTCGACCGCTCGAAGATAGACGAATGGGTGGCGTCGGAGAAGATCAAATAA
- the larB gene encoding nickel pincer cofactor biosynthesis protein LarB: MMTEKISKVLNNLKSGRVSVCEALARLKDLPYQDLGFAKIDNHRSLRRGFPEVVFGKGKTPAQIIKIAKRIIAHDGILLVTRTNEEVYRLLKKTCPKARFDKDANAISYCRARPVFKKGEVLVITAGTADMPVAEEARVTLELMGNRVKMLYDVGVAGLHRLLDKKAELERSSVIIVIAGMEGALASVVSGLVSKPVIAVPTSVGYGASFGGLAPLLTMMNCCSPGVAVVNIDNGFGAAYFASLVNR; this comes from the coding sequence ATAATGACCGAAAAGATCAGTAAGGTTTTGAATAATTTGAAGTCGGGCCGCGTCTCCGTATGCGAGGCGCTCGCGCGCTTGAAGGACCTTCCCTACCAGGATCTCGGATTTGCCAAGATCGATAACCACAGGAGCCTTCGCCGCGGCTTTCCCGAGGTAGTGTTCGGTAAAGGGAAGACGCCGGCCCAGATTATTAAAATAGCCAAACGCATTATAGCCCACGACGGCATCCTGCTCGTGACCCGCACAAACGAAGAAGTCTATCGCCTGCTCAAGAAGACGTGCCCCAAAGCCAGATTCGATAAAGACGCGAACGCGATAAGCTATTGCAGGGCCAGGCCTGTGTTTAAAAAAGGCGAGGTGCTGGTGATAACAGCGGGCACTGCCGATATGCCGGTTGCCGAAGAAGCGAGAGTCACTCTCGAGCTTATGGGCAACAGGGTTAAGATGTTGTATGACGTTGGCGTGGCGGGCCTCCACAGGCTTCTCGATAAGAAGGCCGAACTGGAGCGCTCGAGCGTGATCATAGTGATAGCGGGGATGGAGGGCGCGTTGGCCAGCGTAGTGAGCGGGCTCGTCTCTAAGCCGGTCATAGCGGTCCCGACGAGCGTGGGTTACGGCGCTTCTTTCGGCGGGCTCGCGCCGCTTCTTACGATGATGAACTGCTGCTCTCCGGGGGTGGCGGTAGTGAACATCGATAACGGTTTTGGAGCGGCGTATTTCGCGAGTCTGGTCAATAGGTAG
- a CDS encoding four helix bundle protein, producing MYNEKELYIFDFERLKVYGMGLEFVQDIFNVTKELPRDYQFSLADQLRRASLSIVNNMAEGSGKLSKREKTQFYRISLNSARECIPMLTILARQNIISEQRHTGLRQNCIHICNMLGKLIASV from the coding sequence ATGTATAATGAAAAAGAACTATATATATTTGATTTTGAAAGATTAAAAGTGTATGGGATGGGATTAGAATTTGTGCAGGATATATTTAATGTGACAAAAGAATTGCCGCGGGATTACCAATTCTCCCTGGCGGATCAATTACGCAGAGCATCTCTATCGATAGTTAATAATATGGCAGAGGGCAGTGGTAAATTATCGAAGAGAGAAAAGACTCAATTCTATCGCATCTCTTTGAATTCTGCACGAGAATGTATTCCTATGCTGACTATACTGGCCAGGCAAAATATTATTTCAGAACAGCGCCACACGGGACTGAGACAAAATTGTATCCATATATGTAATATGCTCGGGAAGCTTATAGCGTCTGTATAA
- a CDS encoding PDZ domain-containing protein → MRLMLAALIIITGVGAAACGLALADTIYTGDGNELKGIVVEEYKDRVVLSTEKGEIAVLKSAIREMRFDNPEDNLVRLAEGAWSRRDYNRAYAYYKMALGLNPNFKAARDGMIFLDGYLFRKEEGGKEDSVERQQVIERTGGFVAKDKGDREGLAEKAAKTKRTLGITLRSKDGVIIIEKVAPRSSAAEAGIKPGDALVAIWGKLTGYMQEEEIMDLLLDKPALEIKCSIERTVDVMINPRRNFLSSIKSLMGASFGMEFDGLTVTEVDRKGAAAGAGLKKGDLVTAIDGRPTRYMPINDAVGMIKDSKRDTARFTLRREIIMWRSD, encoded by the coding sequence ATGCGTCTGATGCTGGCAGCGCTAATTATTATTACAGGTGTCGGGGCCGCGGCCTGCGGCTTGGCGCTTGCCGACACCATTTATACCGGTGACGGGAATGAGCTTAAGGGGATAGTCGTCGAAGAATATAAAGACAGGGTTGTGCTCTCTACGGAGAAAGGCGAGATTGCCGTCCTGAAATCGGCGATACGCGAAATGCGTTTCGACAATCCCGAGGACAACCTCGTAAGGCTGGCTGAAGGGGCGTGGTCGCGCCGCGATTATAACAGGGCTTACGCGTATTACAAGATGGCTCTCGGCCTGAATCCAAATTTCAAAGCGGCAAGGGACGGGATGATCTTCCTGGACGGCTATCTTTTCCGCAAAGAGGAAGGCGGCAAAGAGGACAGCGTGGAGAGGCAGCAGGTTATAGAGCGCACAGGCGGTTTTGTGGCAAAAGACAAAGGCGACAGGGAAGGGCTCGCCGAAAAAGCGGCGAAAACAAAGAGGACGCTCGGCATTACCCTCAGGTCGAAAGACGGTGTTATTATAATAGAAAAGGTCGCGCCGAGATCCTCGGCGGCCGAAGCCGGCATAAAGCCCGGCGACGCCCTTGTCGCGATATGGGGCAAACTGACGGGTTATATGCAGGAGGAAGAGATAATGGACCTGCTTCTCGATAAGCCGGCCCTTGAAATAAAGTGCTCCATCGAGCGGACTGTGGACGTCATGATAAATCCGCGCAGGAACTTCCTGTCGAGCATCAAGTCTCTTATGGGCGCGTCGTTCGGGATGGAATTCGATGGATTGACGGTTACAGAGGTTGACAGGAAAGGGGCCGCGGCCGGCGCGGGCCTGAAGAAAGGCGACCTCGTCACCGCGATAGATGGCCGGCCTACGCGTTATATGCCGATTAATGACGCTGTTGGGATGATAAAGGATTCGAAGAGAGACACGGCCAGGTTTACGTTAAGGCGTGAAATTATAATGTGGAGGAGCGACTAA
- the gatB gene encoding Asp-tRNA(Asn)/Glu-tRNA(Gln) amidotransferase subunit GatB translates to MTYETVIGLEVHLQLATQTKAFCGCATKFGQRPNSQVCPVCMGFPGSLPVLNEEAFFYSIKVALALNCKIQKLIKFDRKNYYYPDLPKNFQISQYDMPLSYDGYVDIAPRGAKKRIRVKRVHLEEDAGKLIHPEGESYSLVDYNRSGMPLLEIVTEPDLSAPDEAYDYLTRLKSILQYLKVSDCDMEKGSLRCDANISIRPQGEKVLGTKVEVKNMNTFKGVRLALEHESKRQVSAMADREKIVQETRLWDAEKQVTVSMRSKEYAEDYRYFPEPDLVPFVVDAKVVRKALDQMPELPETRSERYKKDLGLSEYDANVLTSEIDLADYFEECVKLYTGAKALTNWITGDIMAHLNTKGISIKELKVPPEGLVGLIKMIDDGTISGKMAKSVLAEAIETGTEPHEIVKSKGMSQISDAGKLEEAVKAVLEVNKKSVDDYRLGKKNAFTFLVGQVMRQTKGKANPAVVNKILKKVLGE, encoded by the coding sequence ATGACATACGAGACAGTAATAGGGCTTGAGGTCCACCTGCAGCTTGCGACGCAGACTAAAGCGTTCTGCGGATGCGCGACGAAATTCGGACAGAGGCCGAATTCTCAGGTCTGTCCGGTATGCATGGGTTTTCCGGGAAGCCTGCCCGTGTTGAACGAAGAGGCGTTCTTCTATTCGATAAAAGTCGCGCTTGCCCTTAACTGCAAGATACAGAAACTTATTAAGTTCGACAGGAAGAACTACTACTATCCGGATCTGCCGAAAAATTTCCAGATATCGCAGTATGATATGCCGCTCTCTTACGACGGATACGTCGACATAGCCCCCCGGGGCGCGAAGAAGCGCATCAGGGTAAAGCGCGTCCACCTCGAAGAGGACGCGGGCAAGCTTATTCATCCGGAAGGCGAGAGTTACAGCCTCGTCGATTATAACCGCAGCGGAATGCCGCTTCTGGAGATAGTGACGGAACCCGACCTGAGCGCGCCGGACGAAGCTTATGATTACCTGACGCGGCTGAAATCGATACTGCAGTATCTAAAGGTGTCGGATTGCGATATGGAGAAGGGTTCGCTCAGGTGTGACGCGAATATATCGATCAGGCCGCAGGGTGAGAAGGTCCTCGGCACGAAAGTCGAAGTCAAGAACATGAATACATTCAAAGGCGTGAGGCTCGCCCTCGAGCATGAATCGAAGCGGCAGGTCTCGGCAATGGCGGACCGCGAGAAGATCGTCCAGGAGACGAGGTTGTGGGACGCGGAAAAGCAGGTCACCGTATCGATGCGCTCCAAGGAGTACGCCGAGGATTACAGGTATTTTCCCGAACCTGACCTTGTCCCTTTTGTAGTCGACGCTAAGGTCGTCCGGAAGGCTCTCGACCAGATGCCCGAGCTGCCGGAGACGAGGTCAGAGAGGTATAAGAAGGATCTCGGCCTTTCCGAGTACGACGCCAATGTCCTGACGAGCGAGATAGACCTGGCCGATTATTTTGAAGAATGCGTAAAACTATATACCGGCGCAAAGGCGCTGACGAACTGGATTACGGGCGATATCATGGCCCACCTGAATACGAAGGGAATATCGATAAAGGAACTGAAGGTTCCGCCTGAAGGGCTGGTGGGCCTGATAAAGATGATCGACGACGGCACTATAAGCGGAAAGATGGCGAAGTCGGTTCTTGCGGAGGCGATCGAGACCGGAACAGAACCGCATGAGATCGTGAAGAGCAAGGGGATGTCTCAGATAAGCGACGCCGGGAAGCTGGAGGAAGCGGTGAAGGCTGTTCTGGAGGTTAATAAAAAATCAGTCGATGATTACAGGCTCGGGAAGAAGAACGCGTTCACTTTCCTCGTTGGGCAGGTCATGAGGCAGACGAAAGGCAAAGCGAATCCCGCGGTCGTGAATAAGATTCTTAAAAAGGTCCTGGGGGAATGA
- a CDS encoding helix-turn-helix domain-containing protein: MPEKLMSIKEVADYLKVSEEEVMRLVDIGEIPAYKIGGSFLRFRKEQIDAIKLDISEIEEGVPAGQGPAAPAGKNAPGHPYTDMEREIKRREPVTGQYDYTTVERVKDFFYFNDFYILSFLIIGVLMFLIFR; encoded by the coding sequence ATGCCCGAGAAATTAATGAGTATAAAAGAGGTCGCGGATTATCTTAAGGTATCCGAAGAAGAGGTCATGAGGCTCGTGGATATCGGCGAGATACCGGCATACAAGATAGGCGGCTCCTTCCTGCGGTTCAGGAAAGAGCAGATTGACGCCATAAAGCTCGATATCTCCGAGATCGAGGAGGGCGTTCCCGCCGGGCAGGGCCCAGCCGCGCCGGCCGGCAAAAATGCCCCCGGCCATCCATACACGGACATGGAGAGGGAGATAAAGCGCAGGGAGCCTGTGACGGGCCAATACGACTATACTACGGTCGAAAGGGTGAAAGATTTTTTCTATTTCAACGATTTCTACATCCTTTCCTTCCTTATAATAGGCGTATTGATGTTTCTTATCTTCAGATAA
- the tsaD gene encoding tRNA (adenosine(37)-N6)-threonylcarbamoyltransferase complex transferase subunit TsaD: protein MLTLGIETSCDETGVSVSEGRSVLSNEVSSSVHLHKKYGGVVPEIASRYHVEYISEVMAGALKDSGKGLKDIKLIAVTNGPGLVGALLIGISMAKSLSYCLDLPIIGVNHILAHLYSSFLNEDDRPEFPFVGLVVSGGHTALFLCEDVDKQKLLGQTQDDAVGEAYDKVAKLLGLGYPGGPVIEKAAGLATGKTNVSFPRSYLGKDSLDFSFSGVKTAVLYYVRARQEKPDKALVNDICYEFQEAILDVLVEKAYRAARFCKTNRIVIGGGVAANKRLRQKLLIDSEHFGVKVYFPKMEYCVDNAAMVGVLGEALYKKGYKSDLYLSAEPNLELR from the coding sequence ATGTTGACGCTCGGTATAGAGACTTCATGCGATGAAACAGGCGTTTCGGTGTCGGAAGGCAGATCTGTCCTGTCTAATGAGGTATCATCGAGCGTCCACCTTCATAAGAAATACGGCGGCGTTGTTCCCGAGATAGCCTCACGGTACCACGTGGAATATATCTCCGAGGTGATGGCCGGAGCGCTGAAGGATTCCGGCAAAGGGCTTAAAGATATAAAACTTATTGCCGTAACGAACGGGCCCGGCCTGGTCGGGGCTCTATTAATAGGAATATCGATGGCCAAATCGTTGAGTTACTGCCTCGATCTTCCTATCATAGGAGTGAACCATATACTCGCGCATCTTTACAGCTCGTTCCTGAATGAGGATGACAGGCCTGAATTCCCTTTTGTGGGGCTTGTTGTATCGGGCGGCCACACGGCGCTCTTCCTTTGTGAAGACGTGGATAAGCAGAAGCTCCTCGGGCAGACGCAGGACGACGCTGTGGGTGAGGCTTACGACAAAGTGGCGAAGCTGCTGGGCCTGGGATATCCGGGCGGGCCGGTCATCGAAAAGGCGGCAGGCCTTGCGACGGGCAAAACCAATGTCTCTTTTCCGCGAAGTTATCTCGGAAAAGATTCTTTAGATTTTAGTTTCAGCGGGGTCAAAACTGCGGTATTATATTATGTAAGGGCAAGGCAGGAAAAGCCGGATAAGGCGCTCGTCAATGATATATGTTATGAATTCCAGGAGGCGATCCTGGATGTGCTGGTCGAGAAGGCGTACCGCGCCGCAAGGTTTTGCAAGACCAACAGGATAGTTATAGGCGGCGGCGTGGCCGCGAACAAAAGGCTCAGGCAGAAACTTCTTATAGATTCGGAGCACTTTGGCGTAAAGGTCTATTTTCCGAAAATGGAATATTGCGTCGATAACGCGGCCATGGTCGGGGTCCTGGGTGAGGCATTATATAAGAAAGGCTATAAGTCCGATCTTTATCTGAGCGCTGAACCGAATTTAGAATTAAGGTAA
- the larC gene encoding nickel pincer cofactor biosynthesis protein LarC, with translation MKVAYFDCFSGISGDMTIAALLDAGLNFDALTKALGKLKLRGYELKKTKAMRGGISGTRFECVVTGSAGHSHRSIKEIFLIIDNSSLGAKVKDSAKAIFTNIGSSEAGIHGVSKSSDLRLHELGDIDSIIDIVGAAIALDELGIEAVYSSKISLGRTFVNSKHGVLPIPAPATLELLKGVPLNISEIEAELVTPTGAGILKTLSKGFGSIPQMKISSIGYGAGTRVLETRPNMLRVLIGETQPSFIEDRIFVIETNIDDMSPQSFEYLFEKLFKEGALDVYTTTIQMKKTRPAFKLTVLAEPRLIGRISSAIFSESTAIGLRYYEADRLKLERASTSVKTKYGNITVKLSSGPEGILTASPEYDECVKLARKKKVPLKSVYDEAKRAVKI, from the coding sequence ATGAAAGTTGCTTATTTCGACTGTTTCTCGGGCATATCGGGCGACATGACCATCGCTGCGTTACTCGACGCCGGGCTCAATTTCGACGCTCTTACCAAAGCTCTCGGGAAGCTTAAGCTTAGGGGTTATGAGTTAAAGAAGACTAAGGCGATGCGGGGCGGGATCAGCGGGACAAGATTTGAATGCGTTGTAACCGGATCGGCGGGCCATTCGCACCGTTCCATAAAAGAGATATTCTTGATAATCGACAACAGTTCATTGGGCGCGAAGGTCAAAGATAGCGCGAAAGCGATATTCACAAATATAGGAAGCTCCGAGGCCGGGATCCACGGGGTAAGTAAGTCGAGCGACTTGCGGCTGCACGAGCTCGGCGACATCGATTCCATTATAGACATCGTCGGCGCCGCGATAGCACTCGATGAACTCGGCATAGAAGCCGTCTATTCGTCGAAGATAAGTCTGGGTAGGACATTCGTCAATTCTAAGCACGGCGTCCTGCCGATACCGGCGCCGGCGACGCTGGAACTACTAAAAGGCGTCCCTCTTAATATTTCAGAGATAGAAGCCGAACTCGTAACGCCGACCGGGGCCGGCATATTGAAGACGCTCTCGAAAGGTTTCGGCAGTATACCGCAGATGAAGATCTCGAGTATAGGTTACGGCGCCGGGACGAGGGTGTTGGAGACGAGGCCGAACATGCTTCGCGTCCTCATAGGCGAGACCCAGCCATCTTTCATTGAAGACAGGATATTCGTTATAGAAACTAATATCGATGACATGAGCCCCCAGAGTTTCGAATATCTGTTTGAAAAATTGTTCAAAGAAGGCGCGCTGGATGTCTACACGACGACGATCCAGATGAAGAAAACGAGACCGGCGTTCAAGTTGACTGTCCTGGCTGAGCCTCGCCTGATAGGGCGTATATCGTCGGCGATATTCAGTGAGAGTACCGCCATAGGCCTTCGATATTATGAAGCGGACAGGCTAAAGCTTGAGCGCGCATCCACCTCTGTAAAGACAAAATACGGCAATATTACGGTGAAGCTGTCGAGCGGCCCGGAAGGCATCCTCACGGCGTCGCCCGAATACGACGAATGCGTGAAGCTCGCGCGCAAAAAGAAAGTTCCGTTAAAGTCTGTTTACGATGAGGCGAAGAGGGCGGTAAAAATTTAG
- a CDS encoding four helix bundle protein: MLRKVREGSVRLQRRWRKPAYENLKFYQDICQIRKIIHNLTERFSKNHFRLVSQMRDAARSAKQNIREGYRKGTVGEYSHSIKISLGSLEELSGDIEDCLEDGLISNEEFDEFSRMFQSATYMANQFMKSLYKMEREGTWKVPGEKFRK, translated from the coding sequence ATGTTACGTAAGGTTAGAGAAGGTTCCGTAAGGTTACAGCGACGATGGCGAAAGCCAGCTTATGAAAATTTGAAATTTTATCAGGATATTTGTCAAATACGCAAGATTATTCATAATTTAACAGAAAGATTTTCTAAGAATCATTTTAGATTGGTTTCTCAGATGCGAGACGCCGCTAGAAGTGCAAAACAAAATATACGCGAAGGTTACAGAAAGGGAACTGTAGGAGAATATAGTCATAGCATAAAAATTAGCCTTGGATCATTAGAAGAGTTAAGTGGCGATATCGAAGATTGCCTTGAAGATGGTCTGATATCAAATGAAGAGTTTGATGAGTTTTCAAGAATGTTTCAGAGTGCTACATATATGGCAAATCAATTTATGAAATCGCTATATAAGATGGAACGGGAAGGGACATGGAAGGTACCGGGAGAGAAATTTCGAAAGTAA
- a CDS encoding MgtC/SapB family protein: MLTNWVMLFRLVLAAVLSGAIGFEREFHGRAAGFRTHILLCVGSTLVMLTSIHMFDVYSSKAPIDPARIAAGVITGIGFLGAGAIMHYRSSVRGLTTAASLWVAAGIGLAVGSGLYFGAVVTAALTLIALMIFSRLEHAMIRKDWYRNIIIDTKDGIEQLKIIREILAEYRTEITDFEVERSKDGSNMILKLGLKFYQTKFADQILTEISHLDGVRNVKWETD; encoded by the coding sequence ATGTTGACGAATTGGGTGATGCTATTCAGGCTTGTGCTGGCAGCGGTATTGAGCGGGGCAATAGGTTTTGAGCGCGAATTCCACGGCAGGGCCGCGGGGTTCAGGACGCACATACTGCTTTGTGTAGGATCGACGCTTGTGATGCTGACGTCGATACACATGTTCGACGTATATTCATCCAAGGCTCCCATCGATCCGGCAAGGATCGCGGCCGGTGTCATCACGGGTATAGGATTCCTGGGGGCGGGCGCGATAATGCATTACCGTTCTTCAGTGCGAGGCCTTACGACAGCGGCGAGCCTGTGGGTCGCGGCCGGCATAGGGCTTGCCGTAGGTTCGGGATTATATTTCGGCGCGGTGGTAACGGCGGCATTGACCCTGATAGCGCTGATGATATTTTCGCGCCTTGAACACGCGATGATCAGGAAGGATTGGTACAGGAATATAATCATTGACACAAAAGACGGTATAGAGCAGTTGAAGATCATCAGGGAGATATTGGCGGAATACAGGACCGAGATAACCGATTTCGAAGTTGAGCGTTCCAAGGACGGCTCCAATATGATATTGAAACTCGGCTTGAAATTTTATCAGACGAAATTTGCCGACCAGATATTAACGGAGATAAGCCATCTGGACGGAGTCAGGAACGTGAAGTGGGAGACGGATTGA
- a CDS encoding divergent polysaccharide deacetylase family protein, with protein sequence MNTRLIRFAVIAALVIIAGVIYWRNTHLFRPKQETPRIRVAAPAAKKRAPAASAATAAKKKAGGPKVAIVMDDFGYNVSNLDDLFDIKEPITLSVLPNLRYSSEIARLANLRGQEVILHMPLEPHRKDVREEQDTIKSGMTQEEIFAVVDKEIASVPGIKGVSNHMGSKATEDVKVMSAVFKRLKKHGLYFFDSLTSENSICRQAAAAAGIRYARRDVFLDNSNDPAYIEKQLMELKRSALRNGRAIAVCHDRKNTISVLAKMMPEMRREGIIFVPLSRMME encoded by the coding sequence ATGAATACCAGATTAATCAGATTTGCGGTAATAGCGGCATTGGTCATAATCGCAGGAGTAATATACTGGCGGAATACGCATCTCTTCCGGCCGAAACAGGAAACGCCGAGGATACGCGTCGCCGCTCCGGCCGCGAAGAAGAGAGCCCCGGCGGCTTCCGCGGCCACTGCCGCGAAGAAGAAAGCAGGCGGCCCCAAAGTCGCCATAGTGATGGACGACTTCGGTTACAATGTGTCCAATCTGGACGATCTATTTGATATAAAAGAGCCGATAACATTATCGGTGCTGCCGAACCTGCGTTACTCCTCCGAGATAGCGAGGCTGGCGAACCTGCGCGGCCAGGAAGTTATTTTGCATATGCCGTTAGAGCCTCACCGGAAAGACGTCAGGGAAGAACAGGATACGATAAAGTCCGGGATGACTCAGGAGGAGATATTCGCGGTGGTTGACAAGGAGATAGCGAGTGTTCCCGGGATAAAGGGCGTGTCGAACCATATGGGCTCGAAGGCTACCGAAGATGTGAAGGTCATGTCGGCCGTATTCAAGCGTTTAAAAAAGCATGGGTTGTATTTTTTTGACAGCCTTACTTCGGAGAATTCCATATGCCGGCAAGCGGCAGCCGCCGCGGGGATCCGTTACGCGAGGAGGGACGTCTTCCTGGACAATTCGAACGATCCCGCGTATATAGAAAAGCAGCTAATGGAGCTTAAGAGATCGGCGCTCAGGAACGGCAGGGCTATAGCGGTCTGCCATGACAGGAAGAATACGATCTCGGTCCTTGCGAAGATGATGCCCGAGATGCGCAGGGAAGGCATAATCTTCGTGCCTCTTTCCAGGATGATGGAGTGA
- a CDS encoding S41 family peptidase, with protein sequence MKIMTISRRWKIFFFMILLVLVTSIATGGFEKGKPDKERSKDNLYAQLELFADAISILRSDYVEEVDSKKLVYGALKGMLSSMDDFSQFLEPDEYNDLRLETKGEFGGIGIEISMKDGILTVIAPISGTPAETAGIKPGDKIVKIDGKITKKMTLDEAVKEMRGKPGTPLALTIWREKDQKILEVPLKRAVIKIQSIKKAVFLEDKIGYIKLVEFQENTARDLEAAMKRLEADGMNALILDLRNNPGGLLEGAIGVSERLLPKDKVIVSIKSRSSENDAVFKSSGKSTHPDYPLVVMVNEGSASASEIVAGAVQDNKRGIVLGTKTFGKASVQTVVPLRDNSAVRFTTALYLTPSGKLIKNAGVVPDVVIDREESRDEKKPDGSDVFEKVEREGAPRPKEALDQDKVEMDNQLDMAVNLIKAFKIYKPQEK encoded by the coding sequence ATGAAGATAATGACGATATCAAGGCGTTGGAAGATATTCTTTTTCATGATATTGCTGGTCCTTGTAACGTCGATCGCGACGGGCGGATTCGAAAAAGGCAAACCGGATAAAGAGAGGTCCAAAGACAACCTGTACGCGCAGCTGGAACTCTTTGCCGACGCCATAAGCATCTTAAGGAGCGATTACGTCGAAGAAGTGGATTCAAAAAAACTTGTTTACGGCGCGCTGAAGGGGATGCTTTCGTCAATGGACGACTTCAGCCAGTTCCTCGAGCCGGACGAGTACAACGACCTGAGGCTTGAGACTAAAGGCGAGTTCGGCGGGATAGGCATAGAGATATCGATGAAGGACGGGATACTTACGGTGATCGCGCCCATATCCGGCACTCCCGCGGAGACGGCCGGCATAAAACCGGGCGACAAGATAGTTAAGATAGACGGCAAGATTACGAAGAAGATGACCCTCGATGAGGCTGTGAAAGAGATGCGCGGCAAGCCGGGTACGCCGCTTGCCCTTACGATATGGAGGGAGAAAGACCAGAAGATCCTTGAGGTGCCGCTTAAGAGAGCGGTGATAAAGATACAGAGCATAAAGAAAGCCGTTTTCCTCGAGGATAAGATAGGGTATATAAAGCTTGTAGAGTTCCAGGAGAATACTGCGCGCGATCTTGAGGCGGCTATGAAGAGGCTCGAAGCCGACGGCATGAACGCGCTCATACTGGACCTTCGCAATAATCCGGGAGGCCTCCTGGAGGGCGCGATAGGAGTGTCCGAAAGATTGTTGCCTAAGGATAAGGTCATTGTATCGATAAAATCGAGGAGCTCCGAGAATGACGCCGTATTCAAGTCGAGCGGGAAGTCTACGCACCCGGACTATCCGCTTGTCGTGATGGTGAACGAAGGGTCGGCAAGCGCTTCGGAGATAGTCGCCGGAGCGGTCCAGGATAATAAGCGGGGGATAGTCCTCGGCACAAAGACGTTCGGCAAGGCGTCTGTCCAGACGGTGGTCCCGCTAAGGGATAATTCGGCTGTCAGGTTCACAACAGCCTTATATCTAACGCCGAGCGGCAAGCTTATCAAGAATGCCGGTGTTGTGCCGGACGTGGTAATAGATAGAGAAGAGTCCAGGGATGAAAAGAAACCGGATGGTTCCGACGTCTTTGAGAAGGTCGAAAGAGAAGGCGCGCCGCGCCCGAAAGAGGCGCTCGATCAGGATAAGGTCGAGATGGATAACCAGCTAGATATGGCGGTGAATTTGATAAAGGCCTTTAAAATATATAAACCACAGGAAAAATGA